In one Anaerohalosphaeraceae bacterium genomic region, the following are encoded:
- a CDS encoding STAS domain-containing protein, translating to MEASNRLTLTEQDGAAIATLNAESVNLAELETIAGLLREHIASRRPQRLIIDLSRVRFLSSMMLGLLVDTWRRLKEYGGRMRICGLQPHLMRVFRVTHLDRIFEFSSDCAQALEWFRQNP from the coding sequence ATGGAAGCTTCGAACCGGCTTACGCTGACGGAACAGGACGGAGCGGCGATTGCGACCCTGAATGCGGAGTCGGTCAATCTGGCGGAACTGGAGACGATCGCCGGCCTGCTCCGCGAACATATCGCCTCCCGGCGGCCCCAGCGTTTAATTATCGATTTGAGCCGGGTTCGTTTTCTTTCGTCGATGATGCTCGGCCTGCTGGTGGATACCTGGCGGCGTCTGAAGGAGTACGGCGGGCGAATGCGAATCTGCGGCCTTCAGCCCCATCTGATGCGGGTTTTTCGCGTGACTCATCTGGACCGGATCTTTGAATTTTCTTCGGATTGTGCACAGGCCCTCGAATGGTTTCGTCAGAATCCGTAA
- a CDS encoding PQQ-binding-like beta-propeller repeat protein encodes MRKDVLSFVFVGLSGLTSAVFAADWPQWRGPGRDGKVQGFSAPAQWPTELKQQWSVPVGQGVATPALVGERLYLFTRQGKEEVILCLDAQTGKEIWSSRYEAVAVTGAPGRFPGPRSSPAVGEGKVVTLGVGGVVSCLNAEDGKVLWRTDPYSGAVVRFYTAVSPLIADGMVIVQLGKEDNGGVIAYDLNSGQPRWQWTQEGPSYASPVLLTVEGSRQVAAFTDRKLVGLALGDGKLLWELPFPPLERSYNSVSPIVDGQTVFYSGAQRGTFAVRVEKQADGFSARSLWENKEVTAKYNTPVLHQGFLYGLTDTGYLFCLNASDGTLGWRSQTQYDRSGFGAIVDAGSVLMFLSPTGDLVVLEPNPKEFKQLASYKVSQTQTYAHPVLAGGRIYIKDQENLILWTLE; translated from the coding sequence ATGAGAAAGGATGTCTTATCTTTTGTTTTTGTCGGATTATCAGGTTTGACATCGGCGGTTTTTGCCGCAGACTGGCCGCAGTGGCGCGGTCCGGGACGGGATGGAAAGGTGCAGGGGTTTTCCGCTCCCGCCCAGTGGCCGACGGAGCTGAAGCAGCAGTGGTCCGTGCCGGTAGGGCAGGGAGTCGCCACTCCCGCCCTCGTGGGCGAACGACTCTATCTGTTCACCCGGCAGGGCAAGGAAGAAGTGATTTTGTGTCTGGACGCCCAAACCGGAAAGGAAATCTGGTCCAGCCGCTATGAGGCCGTCGCGGTCACCGGTGCTCCGGGTCGGTTTCCGGGGCCACGCAGTTCCCCGGCCGTCGGGGAGGGCAAGGTGGTCACCCTCGGCGTGGGCGGCGTGGTGTCCTGCCTGAATGCCGAAGACGGAAAAGTCCTGTGGCGGACAGACCCCTATTCCGGTGCCGTCGTGCGGTTTTACACGGCGGTTTCGCCACTGATTGCTGACGGAATGGTGATTGTTCAGCTCGGCAAAGAAGACAACGGCGGTGTCATCGCCTATGATTTGAATTCCGGTCAGCCCCGCTGGCAGTGGACGCAGGAAGGGCCCTCCTATGCCTCGCCGGTTCTGTTGACGGTCGAGGGGAGCCGGCAGGTTGCTGCCTTTACCGACAGGAAACTGGTCGGGCTGGCTCTGGGCGACGGTAAGCTTCTTTGGGAACTGCCGTTTCCGCCGCTGGAACGCTCCTACAATTCCGTCTCTCCCATTGTCGATGGACAAACGGTCTTCTATTCCGGCGCTCAGCGGGGAACGTTTGCCGTCCGGGTGGAAAAGCAGGCCGACGGCTTTTCAGCCCGCTCGCTCTGGGAAAACAAGGAGGTGACCGCCAAATACAATACCCCGGTTCTTCATCAGGGCTTCCTCTACGGCCTTACGGACACCGGCTATTTGTTCTGCCTGAATGCATCCGACGGCACACTCGGCTGGCGCAGCCAGACCCAGTATGACCGCAGCGGCTTTGGCGCGATTGTGGATGCCGGCTCGGTTTTGATGTTTTTGTCGCCGACCGGAGATTTGGTTGTGCTGGAGCCCAATCCGAAGGAGTTTAAGCAGCTCGCCTCGTATAAGGTTTCCCAGACGCAGACCTATGCGCATCCGGTCCTTGCAGGCGGACGCATCTACATCAAAGACCAGGAAAACCTGATTCTCTGGACGCTGGAATAG
- a CDS encoding ACT domain-containing protein, with translation MYLDTQFSIFMVNKPGVLARILKEIAEAKINIVALTMTDSYEHGVMRLVGDGADRVRAVLKRLNLQFSETEVLCVNLPNHAGALATVTGKLADAHINISYAYCTAGARGGRTTGVLKVADVAKAMKVLEGHLEPKKKKTEQSVRRSPTVRR, from the coding sequence GTGTATCTGGACACCCAATTTTCGATTTTCATGGTGAATAAGCCCGGTGTGCTGGCCCGTATTTTGAAGGAAATTGCGGAGGCCAAAATCAACATCGTGGCGCTGACCATGACGGATTCGTATGAACACGGCGTAATGCGCCTGGTGGGAGACGGTGCCGACCGAGTGCGGGCGGTTCTCAAGCGTCTCAACCTCCAGTTCAGTGAAACGGAGGTGCTTTGTGTGAATCTTCCCAACCATGCCGGGGCGCTGGCGACGGTTACGGGCAAGCTGGCGGATGCCCATATCAATATTTCGTATGCCTACTGCACGGCAGGCGCTCGCGGCGGACGCACAACCGGCGTTCTCAAGGTGGCCGATGTCGCCAAAGCGATGAAGGTCCTCGAAGGGCATCTGGAGCCCAAAAAGAAGAAAACCGAACAGTCTGTCCGGCGCAGTCCGACGGTCCGGCGGTAA
- a CDS encoding ABC transporter substrate-binding protein, translated as MKKRTVQIRPAAMVLLVLAVCLPAGCRRRPDSSASERMVIRVPMFSKIQTLDCGNLTDVYSIGVASQIYESLYEYHYLKRPVELVPLLAEDMPDISEDHLTYTIRIRKGIFYHDDPCFPDGKGREVKAADFVFALKRIANVKYMSQRWTDWNGRIVGLDEFREYTKGFRRESDVDYSVEVEGLRALDDYTLQLKLTKPWPQLIWYLASAVTAPVPREAVDYYGKDIMYHPVGTGPFRLKVWERGFYIELVRNEKWHGGTYPTEGEPSDWENGYLEDAGKPLPFADAIVYRVIEEFQPAWLMFLRGDLDIMQIFKDNFAQAVNPDTLTATPAMAERDIRLLVFDDPSVFWIGFHMQDPVLGRNKPLRKAISRAIDRQAAIRLFFNGVHKVAYGYLPPGLEEYDPNIVHTDYAKYDPAEARALLQEAQQIHGGPIPPLTIAIPGTSNLDRQIGQFLQKYLADVGLQLRVDYMDWPTYLDGLNKGKLQIFFSGASPSIPDSLDMLMAFCSWNWGYGGNHFHYSNPEFDALYRQAEPMFPGPERTRLCRQMERIMLEDCPAVFLNHRVAIAIIHGWYKNAKPHEFSYNTAKYRRIDLEKRNRYKELLKELKKKPK; from the coding sequence ATGAAAAAAAGAACCGTTCAAATTCGACCGGCCGCCATGGTTTTGCTGGTCCTGGCCGTCTGTTTGCCGGCCGGATGCCGCAGGAGACCGGATTCCTCCGCTTCGGAACGGATGGTCATCCGGGTGCCGATGTTTTCCAAGATTCAGACGCTCGACTGCGGCAACCTGACCGATGTCTATTCCATTGGGGTGGCCTCGCAGATTTACGAATCCCTGTATGAGTACCATTATCTGAAGCGTCCGGTCGAGCTGGTGCCCCTCCTGGCCGAGGATATGCCGGACATCAGTGAGGACCATCTGACCTATACCATCCGCATCCGAAAAGGCATTTTCTATCACGACGACCCCTGTTTCCCCGACGGCAAAGGGAGGGAGGTCAAGGCGGCGGATTTTGTCTTTGCTCTCAAGCGCATTGCCAACGTCAAATATATGAGTCAGCGGTGGACCGACTGGAACGGACGCATCGTCGGACTGGATGAGTTTCGAGAGTACACCAAGGGGTTTCGGCGGGAGTCGGATGTCGATTACAGCGTGGAGGTGGAGGGGCTGCGGGCCCTCGATGATTATACGCTCCAGCTGAAGCTGACCAAACCCTGGCCCCAGCTGATTTGGTATCTGGCCTCCGCCGTCACGGCTCCGGTCCCGCGTGAAGCCGTCGATTATTACGGCAAAGACATTATGTATCATCCCGTCGGCACCGGTCCGTTTCGGCTGAAGGTCTGGGAGCGGGGGTTTTATATCGAACTGGTTCGCAATGAAAAATGGCACGGCGGAACTTATCCGACGGAAGGCGAGCCGTCTGATTGGGAGAACGGCTATCTGGAGGACGCCGGCAAGCCGCTTCCGTTTGCGGATGCGATTGTGTATCGCGTCATTGAGGAGTTTCAGCCCGCCTGGCTGATGTTTCTGCGCGGCGATTTGGACATTATGCAGATTTTCAAGGACAACTTCGCCCAGGCCGTCAATCCGGATACCTTGACGGCTACGCCTGCGATGGCCGAACGCGATATTCGGCTGCTCGTTTTTGACGACCCGTCGGTTTTCTGGATCGGCTTTCATATGCAGGACCCTGTTCTGGGCCGGAACAAACCGCTCCGGAAGGCGATTAGCCGGGCAATCGACCGCCAGGCCGCCATTCGCCTGTTCTTTAACGGGGTGCACAAAGTGGCCTATGGCTATCTGCCGCCGGGACTGGAGGAATATGACCCCAATATTGTCCATACCGATTATGCCAAATATGACCCGGCGGAAGCCCGTGCGCTGCTTCAGGAAGCGCAGCAGATTCACGGCGGGCCCATTCCGCCCCTGACTATCGCCATTCCGGGCACATCCAATCTGGACCGTCAGATCGGGCAGTTTCTGCAGAAATATCTGGCGGATGTCGGTCTGCAGCTCCGCGTGGATTATATGGACTGGCCGACCTATCTGGACGGGCTGAACAAGGGCAAGCTTCAGATTTTCTTCAGCGGGGCCAGCCCGAGCATCCCGGACTCTCTCGATATGCTGATGGCCTTTTGTTCGTGGAACTGGGGGTACGGCGGCAACCATTTCCATTATTCCAATCCGGAATTTGACGCCCTGTACCGGCAGGCCGAGCCGATGTTTCCCGGTCCGGAACGAACCCGCCTGTGCCGTCAAATGGAGCGAATTATGCTGGAGGACTGTCCGGCTGTCTTTCTGAATCACCGTGTCGCGATTGCGATTATCCACGGCTGGTACAAAAACGCCAAACCCCATGAGTTTTCCTACAATACCGCCAAATACAGAAGGATTGACCTGGAGAAGCGAAACCGCTATAAAGAACTCCTGAAAGAACTCAAAAAGAAACCAAAATGA
- a CDS encoding dipeptide ABC transporter ATP-binding protein produces MVSAEKKPLLEVWDLKTYFPIRVGLFGRTAGFIRAVDGVSFRIDSGQTLGLVGESGCGKTTVGRTILRLIPAVGGRVFFDGTDVLSVPAGRLKPLRRQMQIMFQDPYGSLNPRMNVEAIVGEPLKVHGLASTRQRRQRVVELLEQVGLSRRYLDRYPHEFSGGQRQRIGIARALALGPKFLVCDEPVSALDVSIQSQIINLLMDLQKQLNLTYLFIAHDLAVVRHISDRVAVMYLGRIVEQASRDALFEQPLHPYTQALLSAIPVPEPGRRRKRIVLKGEVPSPANPPSGCPFHPRCPLAEARCAREEQTLAEYEKDHWAACWKAGTPLD; encoded by the coding sequence ATGGTGTCTGCGGAGAAAAAACCCCTGCTGGAGGTTTGGGACCTTAAGACCTATTTTCCGATACGTGTCGGCTTGTTCGGCCGCACGGCGGGTTTTATCCGGGCTGTGGACGGCGTCAGTTTTCGAATCGACTCGGGTCAAACGCTGGGGCTGGTAGGCGAGAGCGGCTGCGGCAAAACCACAGTGGGGCGGACGATTCTTCGGCTGATTCCCGCCGTCGGGGGCCGGGTCTTTTTTGACGGGACGGATGTGCTGTCGGTGCCGGCCGGCCGGCTCAAGCCCCTCCGCCGCCAGATGCAGATTATGTTTCAGGACCCGTACGGCTCCCTCAATCCTCGGATGAATGTCGAGGCCATTGTCGGAGAGCCGCTGAAAGTCCACGGGTTGGCTTCCACCCGGCAGCGGCGTCAGCGTGTCGTCGAACTGCTTGAGCAGGTCGGGTTGTCCCGCCGCTATCTGGACCGCTATCCGCACGAGTTTTCCGGCGGACAGCGGCAGCGCATCGGGATTGCCCGCGCCCTGGCACTCGGCCCCAAATTCCTGGTCTGCGACGAGCCGGTCAGTGCCCTGGATGTGTCTATTCAGTCTCAAATCATCAATCTGCTGATGGATTTGCAGAAGCAGCTGAATCTGACCTATCTGTTCATCGCCCACGATTTGGCGGTGGTCCGCCATATCAGCGACCGGGTGGCGGTGATGTATCTGGGACGCATTGTCGAGCAGGCCTCTCGGGATGCCTTGTTTGAACAGCCCCTTCATCCTTACACGCAGGCCCTGCTGAGTGCGATTCCCGTCCCAGAGCCGGGCCGCCGCCGCAAACGCATCGTCCTTAAGGGCGAGGTGCCCAGTCCCGCCAATCCTCCGTCCGGCTGTCCGTTTCACCCGCGCTGTCCGTTGGCCGAAGCCCGGTGTGCCCGGGAGGAGCAAACCCTGGCGGAATACGAAAAAGACCACTGGGCGGCCTGCTGGAAGGCGGGCACCCCGCTGGATTGA
- a CDS encoding ABC transporter substrate-binding protein yields the protein MSRLKTQPTTKPIRWKRRGMFGVLILGLLAASCRPKDSSSHSEILFQQRSRAKIQTLDPAQIGDVPTDEVSREFFETLYYYHYLKRPYELVPQLAAQMPEISEDGCTYTIRIRPDVYFHDAPCFPGGKGRNVTAEDFIYAWKRIADVKTASKNWWIFDDRIVGLNEFREYSKTCEKGRVDYSRPVEGLEAVEPHLLRIRLIRPWPQLIFWLAHVPTAPMAREAVEYYGDEIRNHAVGTGPFVLKKWVKGSYIEAVRNPSYRPDFYPTEGMPEDVEQGLLADAGLRVPFLDRIIWRIIEEDQPRWLMFMRGRIDINSIPKDNFGQAVAFGKTLTEDMKRKGIRLQTFIEPNVFYVSFNMSDPILGKNKPLRLAINYAIDREKFIELLMNGRGIVAHGFISPAMEDYDPNIVQVSRSVFDLEKARTWLREAERIHGGPIPRLRLAVGGTDTTYRQIAQYFQRNIQEIGLQVQIEAFDWPTFLEKMRTNQLQLIGGTGWMADYPDTESFLQVFYGPNAPWPNSSNYSSPEFDRLYEQIRVLPPSPERTRLYRQAERLVIEDMPVAFVYHRIGYILYHDWVGNFKPNAYKAECMGGGFAKYYRIDADKRRAYWKQYE from the coding sequence GTGAGTCGTTTGAAAACGCAGCCGACAACCAAACCGATTCGCTGGAAACGAAGGGGGATGTTCGGCGTGCTGATTCTGGGGCTGCTGGCGGCATCCTGCCGACCCAAAGATTCGTCTTCTCATTCTGAGATTCTTTTCCAGCAGCGTTCCCGAGCCAAGATTCAGACCCTCGACCCGGCCCAAATCGGCGATGTGCCCACCGATGAAGTTTCACGCGAATTCTTTGAAACGCTGTATTATTATCATTATCTCAAGCGTCCGTACGAACTGGTGCCGCAGCTGGCTGCTCAGATGCCGGAGATTTCCGAAGACGGCTGCACCTATACCATCCGGATTCGTCCGGATGTTTATTTCCACGATGCGCCCTGCTTTCCGGGCGGCAAAGGACGGAATGTGACGGCGGAGGATTTCATCTATGCCTGGAAGCGGATTGCGGATGTCAAGACCGCCAGCAAGAACTGGTGGATTTTCGACGATCGGATTGTAGGCCTCAATGAATTTCGCGAGTATTCCAAAACCTGTGAAAAAGGGCGGGTGGATTACTCCCGACCGGTGGAGGGGCTGGAGGCGGTTGAGCCGCATCTGCTGCGAATCCGACTGATTCGTCCGTGGCCGCAGCTGATTTTCTGGCTGGCCCACGTGCCGACAGCACCGATGGCCCGCGAGGCGGTCGAGTACTACGGGGATGAGATTCGCAACCACGCCGTCGGCACCGGACCGTTTGTTCTGAAAAAATGGGTGAAGGGCAGTTATATTGAGGCCGTCCGAAATCCCTCCTACCGCCCCGATTTTTATCCGACCGAGGGAATGCCGGAGGACGTCGAACAGGGGCTTCTGGCGGATGCAGGTCTGCGCGTGCCCTTTCTTGACCGGATTATCTGGCGCATCATCGAGGAAGACCAGCCCCGCTGGCTGATGTTTATGCGGGGGCGGATTGACATCAATTCCATCCCGAAGGACAATTTCGGACAGGCTGTTGCTTTCGGTAAGACCCTTACGGAGGATATGAAGCGCAAGGGGATTCGGCTGCAGACGTTTATTGAGCCGAATGTGTTTTATGTGTCTTTTAATATGAGCGACCCGATTCTGGGCAAGAATAAGCCGCTTCGGCTGGCGATTAATTATGCGATAGACCGGGAAAAATTCATTGAGCTGCTGATGAACGGCCGGGGGATTGTCGCCCATGGGTTTATTTCGCCGGCGATGGAGGATTATGACCCCAACATCGTGCAGGTTTCCCGCTCTGTTTTTGACCTGGAGAAGGCCCGCACCTGGCTGCGTGAAGCCGAACGGATTCACGGCGGCCCGATACCGCGGCTTCGGCTGGCGGTCGGCGGCACGGATACGACCTATCGCCAAATCGCCCAGTATTTTCAGCGAAATATTCAGGAAATCGGTCTTCAGGTCCAGATTGAGGCGTTCGACTGGCCGACATTTCTGGAAAAGATGCGAACCAATCAGCTTCAGCTGATTGGCGGGACCGGCTGGATGGCCGATTATCCCGATACGGAAAGTTTTCTGCAGGTTTTTTACGGTCCGAATGCCCCCTGGCCCAACAGCAGCAATTATTCCAGCCCCGAATTTGACCGGCTGTATGAGCAGATTCGCGTTCTGCCGCCTTCGCCGGAGCGGACCCGTTTGTATCGGCAGGCCGAGCGGCTGGTTATTGAAGATATGCCTGTCGCCTTTGTGTATCACCGCATCGGCTATATTCTCTATCACGACTGGGTCGGAAATTTCAAGCCGAACGCCTATAAAGCCGAATGTATGGGGGGAGGATTCGCCAAGTATTATCGAATCGATGCGGACAAGCGCCGCGCCTATTGGAAGCAGTACGAATGA
- a CDS encoding fumarylacetoacetate hydrolase family protein, which yields MKLASCFYNNRVTCGIVTPDGFIDIPIATQDNPKNRLHSVKEILIKGSSAMETLQKVLERPTEKIPYDNLMWLAPIPKPNKILALAGNYPQHIQETGRYKDLPNLTGRKSPIRPFMMPPTAACGHQKTILWPLYSDEVDYEIELAVIIGKTARALSPERAKNVIAGYTIANDISARSVTFGRPKEAGGEKDFYEWLMGKWSDDFLPLGPWMVTADEIADPQNLPMTLKVNGEVRQNASTAEMIYTVYEIVSFLSHLMTLEPGDVIATGTPHGVGAATGRYLQPGDVMECTIEGIGTLINRMGEKPPAFYTGVR from the coding sequence ATGAAGCTTGCCTCCTGTTTTTACAACAATCGCGTTACCTGCGGCATTGTAACGCCGGACGGGTTTATTGACATCCCCATCGCCACTCAGGATAACCCGAAAAACCGCCTTCACAGCGTTAAGGAAATCCTGATTAAAGGCAGCTCAGCAATGGAGACGCTCCAGAAGGTTTTGGAGCGGCCGACAGAAAAAATTCCTTATGACAACCTGATGTGGCTGGCTCCGATTCCAAAGCCCAATAAGATTCTGGCGTTGGCGGGAAACTATCCGCAGCACATTCAGGAAACGGGTCGGTACAAGGACTTGCCGAATCTGACGGGCAGAAAAAGTCCCATTCGGCCGTTTATGATGCCTCCGACGGCGGCCTGCGGACATCAGAAAACAATTCTCTGGCCCCTGTACAGCGACGAAGTGGATTATGAGATTGAACTGGCGGTCATCATCGGAAAGACGGCTCGTGCGCTCTCCCCGGAACGGGCCAAAAACGTGATTGCCGGTTATACGATTGCCAATGATATTTCGGCCCGCTCGGTAACCTTCGGCCGGCCAAAAGAAGCGGGCGGCGAAAAGGATTTTTATGAATGGCTGATGGGCAAATGGTCAGACGATTTCCTGCCGCTGGGACCGTGGATGGTTACGGCGGATGAAATCGCCGACCCGCAGAACCTTCCGATGACGCTGAAAGTCAACGGCGAAGTGCGGCAAAACGCCTCCACCGCCGAAATGATTTATACCGTTTATGAAATCGTTTCCTTCCTCAGCCACCTGATGACGCTGGAGCCGGGGGATGTGATAGCCACCGGCACGCCGCACGGGGTCGGCGCCGCGACCGGACGCTACCTGCAGCCCGGCGATGTGATGGAATGCACCATCGAAGGCATCGGCACACTGATCAACCGAATGGGCGAAAAACCTCCGGCGTTTTACACCGGCGTGCGATAA
- a CDS encoding ABC transporter permease yields the protein MTVYIIRRLLYTVPIVVGVLLLTFFLFSVVGGDISQQIAGKNADAETIAEIRHEYGFDKPLFWSLDSQFIDHFRKALTFNFGRALDREKISDKILRGVGPSLSLTVPMFLGTLVLSISLALMVAFVRGSWLDVAAVVLCVAGMSIPYLSFIIYGQYIFAYKLGLFPIMYMPEESLLTSLALPVLIGIAAGLGGNLRFYRTIVLDEMRSDYVRTAFAKGLSTSKVLFKHVLKNALIPIITSVVLSIPYLFLGSLLLERFFGIPGLGSLMIEAIASRDFFIINAMTFIFSLLIVVFTLLTDICYAWADPRIKLE from the coding sequence ATGACTGTCTATATTATCCGAAGACTGCTTTATACGGTTCCGATTGTCGTCGGCGTGCTGCTGCTGACGTTTTTCCTCTTTTCCGTTGTCGGCGGGGATATTTCCCAACAGATTGCCGGCAAAAACGCTGATGCGGAAACCATCGCGGAAATCCGCCACGAGTACGGGTTCGATAAGCCGCTTTTCTGGTCGCTGGACAGTCAGTTTATTGACCATTTCCGCAAAGCCCTGACGTTCAATTTCGGACGGGCCCTGGACCGCGAGAAAATCAGCGACAAAATCCTCCGCGGGGTCGGGCCGTCTCTGTCTTTGACGGTTCCGATGTTTCTGGGGACGCTGGTTCTGTCGATTTCGCTGGCCCTGATGGTGGCGTTCGTCCGCGGCAGCTGGCTGGATGTGGCGGCGGTGGTGCTCTGTGTGGCCGGAATGAGCATCCCGTATCTGAGTTTTATCATCTACGGCCAGTACATCTTCGCCTACAAACTGGGCCTTTTTCCGATTATGTATATGCCCGAAGAGTCCCTTCTGACCAGTCTGGCTCTGCCGGTGCTGATCGGCATCGCCGCCGGTCTGGGCGGCAATCTTCGGTTTTACCGCACGATTGTCCTGGATGAAATGCGAAGCGACTATGTGCGGACGGCCTTTGCCAAGGGGCTTTCCACATCCAAAGTCCTTTTCAAACACGTGCTCAAGAACGCTTTGATTCCGATTATTACCAGCGTGGTACTCTCGATTCCCTATCTGTTTTTGGGGTCTCTTCTCCTGGAGCGGTTTTTCGGAATCCCGGGCTTGGGTTCCCTGATGATTGAGGCGATTGCCTCCCGCGATTTTTTTATTATCAATGCGATGACGTTTATCTTTTCGCTGCTGATTGTGGTGTTTACCTTATTGACGGATATCTGTTATGCCTGGGCTGACCCGCGAATCAAACTCGAATAA
- a CDS encoding ABC transporter permease, whose protein sequence is MPGLTRESNSNNSTHQPGTEEHIPPGRSLWADGIRRLRKQRLAVVCFWVIVFYLALAVFEWIAEARKWETPAFIRWNEIVGPSYQKPMVPYEWTTADGKTEIRREWMGTDFMGRSTLRRTLYGAKTSITVALCASLISLAIGVPLGAAAGYFRGWLDELIIWLISTLSTIPYLLLLMAFAVVLRDKTIFGLELRGITSVYLAMGLTSWVGICRLIRGEFIKRKESEYVLAARATGCSNARIIFSHLLPNVFHIIIIDLSLRFVHFIHAEVILSFLGLGETDKPSWGAMIDAARAELARDVWWEMTAATIAIFLLSLALNLFGDALRDCLDPKLRVD, encoded by the coding sequence ATGCCTGGGCTGACCCGCGAATCAAACTCGAATAATTCGACCCATCAGCCGGGAACGGAAGAGCATATCCCGCCGGGCCGCTCTCTGTGGGCCGATGGGATTCGCCGTCTCCGCAAACAGCGGCTGGCTGTCGTCTGTTTTTGGGTTATTGTCTTCTATCTGGCTTTGGCCGTTTTTGAATGGATTGCGGAGGCCCGCAAATGGGAAACTCCGGCCTTTATTCGCTGGAATGAGATTGTCGGCCCGTCCTATCAGAAGCCGATGGTTCCCTATGAGTGGACGACGGCGGACGGCAAAACGGAAATCCGCCGCGAATGGATGGGGACGGACTTTATGGGCCGCTCGACCCTGCGCCGGACTCTGTATGGGGCCAAGACCTCCATTACAGTGGCCCTTTGTGCATCGCTGATTAGTCTGGCCATCGGCGTGCCGCTGGGAGCTGCCGCCGGCTATTTTCGCGGCTGGCTGGATGAATTGATTATCTGGCTGATTTCCACCCTCAGCACGATTCCTTATCTGCTTTTGCTGATGGCCTTTGCTGTGGTGCTGCGGGACAAGACCATTTTCGGGCTGGAACTGCGCGGCATTACGAGTGTCTATCTGGCAATGGGGCTGACGTCCTGGGTGGGCATCTGCCGGCTTATCCGCGGAGAGTTTATCAAACGCAAAGAGAGCGAATATGTCCTGGCCGCCCGTGCGACCGGCTGTTCCAATGCCCGCATTATCTTTTCCCATCTGCTGCCGAATGTGTTTCACATTATTATCATCGACTTGTCGCTTCGGTTTGTCCATTTCATCCATGCCGAAGTGATTTTGAGTTTTCTGGGGCTGGGGGAAACCGACAAGCCCAGCTGGGGGGCGATGATTGATGCCGCCCGGGCGGAACTGGCCCGCGACGTCTGGTGGGAGATGACCGCCGCCACGATTGCCATCTTTCTGCTGTCGCTGGCCCTGAATCTGTTCGGCGACGCCCTGCGAGACTGTCTGGACCCCAAATTGAGGGTGGACTGA
- a CDS encoding ABC transporter ATP-binding protein codes for MTDILLSIQNLSTHFSTEQGLARAVQEVSFDILRGQTVALVGESGCGKSVTALSILRLVPQPPGRIVSGRIVLEERDLLSLTESQMRRIRGNEIAMIFQEPMTSLNPVFTIGSQIVEAIRLHQKKTARQARQAAVEMLAKVGIADPQRRFDEYPHQLSGGMRQRVMIAMALSCMPKLLIADEPTTALDVTIQAQILDLLRHLRQQQKMSILLITHDLGVVAENADSVVVMYASRVVESAPVEPLFAKPLHPYTRGLLRSLPRLNERRERLEVIPGTVPNPVDFPSGCKFHPRCSIGCRDRRCQTEEPPLKEVVPGRRVACWYAEGYGG; via the coding sequence ATGACGGATATTCTTTTATCCATTCAGAATCTTTCGACGCACTTTTCCACGGAGCAGGGGCTGGCCCGGGCCGTTCAGGAAGTCAGTTTCGACATTCTGCGCGGACAGACAGTCGCTCTGGTCGGCGAAAGCGGCTGCGGCAAAAGCGTTACGGCTCTGTCCATTCTGCGGCTGGTGCCTCAGCCGCCGGGGCGCATCGTTTCCGGACGCATTGTCCTCGAGGAGCGCGATTTGCTTTCTCTTACGGAATCTCAGATGCGGCGCATCCGCGGCAATGAGATTGCGATGATTTTTCAGGAGCCGATGACCAGTCTGAATCCGGTTTTTACTATCGGCAGCCAGATTGTCGAGGCGATTCGGCTGCATCAGAAAAAAACCGCCCGTCAGGCCCGTCAGGCGGCTGTGGAGATGCTGGCCAAAGTGGGCATTGCCGACCCCCAGCGGCGATTTGATGAATATCCGCATCAGCTCAGCGGCGGAATGCGGCAGCGTGTGATGATTGCGATGGCGCTGTCCTGCATGCCCAAGCTGCTGATTGCCGATGAGCCCACCACGGCCCTGGATGTGACGATTCAGGCCCAGATTCTCGACCTGCTGCGCCATCTGCGGCAGCAGCAGAAGATGAGCATTCTGCTGATTACTCACGATTTGGGGGTGGTGGCGGAAAATGCCGATTCCGTCGTGGTGATGTATGCCTCACGGGTTGTGGAATCGGCGCCGGTGGAGCCGCTGTTTGCCAAGCCGCTGCATCCTTATACGCGGGGACTGCTTCGCTCGCTGCCGCGGCTCAATGAGCGGCGAGAGCGTCTGGAGGTTATTCCCGGAACGGTACCCAATCCGGTGGATTTTCCCTCCGGCTGCAAGTTTCATCCCCGCTGTTCTATCGGGTGTCGGGACAGGCGATGCCAAACTGAGGAGCCGCCCCTGAAGGAAGTGGTGCCGGGCCGCCGGGTCGCCTGCTGGTATGCGGAAGGATACGGAGGATAA